TTAACGTTAAGTGTGGGAATTTCCATTATCCTTATTTTGTTATATTTAGCAGCACTATTCTTTAAGCTTGTTACACACAGGGGAGTATACCAATCTGAGAACAAAGAAGGTACAGAAAGCAGCCATCATGAGGAGCCTGAGTGGACCGTGAAGCGCAGTGTCCTAATACTTGCACTTGCCACATTAGCGGTAGCCTATATCTCTGAAAATCTTGTACATACATTTGAGATTGTAGCTGAATCATTCGGATGGTCAGAGCTGTTTATCGGGATTATTATTGTCGCGATTGTCGGAAACGCGGCAGAGCATGCTTCGGCAGTGCTTATGGCGTATAAAAATAAGATGGACATCTCTGTTGAAATCGCAATCGGTTCAACCTTACAGGTTGCGATGTTTGTGGCACCGGTGCTTGTACTGCTGTCCCTTTTATTCCCGACAAACTTGTCCCTTGTTTTTAGCCTTCCAGAATTAGTATCCATGGCATCAGCTGTACTGCTCATGATTATTATATCGAATGACGGAGAAACAAACTGGTTTGAAGGAGCAACATTGCTTGCTGCCTACTTGATTATGGGAGTAGGATTCTACTTGTTGTAAGTTTTTTCGCCCTAAATAAACAGAAAACCCGTCCAGCTTTCTTTACAGCTGGACGGGTTTTTTTAGAAGGCATTCTCCTTTAAGTTTAAATGAAAAGATAAGTATATAATTGTGTGCTTATGTGTTCTTGGACAAAATCAAGTCGCTTCCATTAAGACCACCACCAATTCTTTTTAAGTAGACAATACTGTACTTACTAAACTGATGCTTTGCCAAAAATGGTCTATCCTCCTTTTGTAATAAGCGATTTGATTAGCTGCCCTCCTTTTGTTTGATAAGCTTAGTATAATATAAATTTAAATAAATGTAAATATTCTGATAATTTATTTTTTACATTTTTGTACAAGTTTGCTGTGACGTGGGCATAAGTATAAAAGACGAGCATTAAAACGGGAGGGGAGTTAGGAGAATGGCGATGGTTTACCGCAGTCTTTTTTATGGTATCGGACTATTGATTTTGTCATTCGGCGCGACATTGACAATCAAGGCAAACTTAGGGGCAGGGCCATGGGATGCTTTAAATGTAGGCTTGTCAGCATTGTTAGGTTTGACAATTGGCAGCTGGATAGTTATTATCGGCATCTTGCTGATATTTGTCAATGCACTTCTATTGATGAGAAAACCTGAGCTGCTGTCATTATTCACTGTGTTCATTTTAGGTTTTTTCGTAGATTTTTGGATGGCGCATCTTACGAATGTCTTTAATTATTTTCTTTTCCTTAATCAGCTGCTTCTGCTTATTGCTGGACTCGCTATTATCGGCTTAGGGATTGCTACCTATTTGCAGGCAAGCTTTCCGCTGAATCCGATTGATGAGTTCATGGTCAGCCTGCAAGAGCGATTTGGACTTAATATCATGGCTTCCAAGCTGATCGGCGAGGTTTTGGCATTAGTATTTGCTTTTTTAGTCAACGGACCAATTGGGGTCGGGACAGTGATTATTGCTCTTGGAATCGGACCTGCCATTCAAGTGTTTCATCCGCTTTGCTGTGGAATAATGGACAAATTAGCGCTTAAATAAAGATATGCAAAAAATTGTTTTTGACAGGAAGCATAATCTAGGCGAACTCCGAAAAAAATAACAGTAAATATTACTGTTATGTTTGAAAGGAGTTCTTTAATTTGTTGAAACGAATTGGTATTATTCTACTAGCTTTTCTAATGATGCTGCCTAACATTGCGCCAGCATTTGCAGAAAAACCGAAAGACAAGCAAGATATGCCAAAATCAAAACTGGTTGCCATTCCGAATTCAGCTATGAACATCACAAAGGAAAACACATATCCGAATCCTTCGCAGGACTTGCCGAAGCTGCAGCCGAGTGAGCTGACACAGACGCTTATTGATTCTTCAAGGGTGAAAATTGAAAATCCTGACTTAATTCGCATGCTGAATGAGACAACGGTCAACAGCACACCATTTGCGATAGGATATAAGGCGATTGTCTATTTGGGTCAATGGCCATTAAATTATGAATCAACAGAAACAGCCCCTAACTGGGAGTATCAAAAGATAAACACAAACTTTTATGACAACAGAGGCGGAAAAGCGCCATATCAAATACACTATGTGCAAGAGTCTCAGAAAATCATCAGAGGCGGCCTGACTGCAAAAATTCCGAATGCAGAGGAAGTCAAAAAAATGATGATGCTCAAAGCAATGCAGAACTCCGGGCTGCCGCTTGCTTTTGAAACAGTGATAGGAACTGGCACGAAAAAAGACCAGATTTATAATATTCCTGCCAAAAGATTAGGCTATTTATATGGATACGCACCTGCTGTGAATGAAAAAGGAAAGGTCACTTATGGAGAAGTGTATTTAATGCTGAAGGGCGGAAAGAAATCAATTGTCGTTAAAAATGTAACGTCCCAAGGTATTGGTGCATGGATTCCAGTTCAAGATCATGTTTCCTTCGGATTTGTGGCCAGCGAAAAGCCGAAATAAAAAAAGTGAGCAGCATTAGTTCAGACTAATTAGCTGCTCACTTTTTTAACGTTGAATTAATGCTGCTTTTTTCGAGAAATCAATATCTCGGTAATAGCTGTTTTTAACAAGCACATTTGGACCTAAACATTGCACACTTGGGCAGTGGCAGTTAAGGGAAGATGCTAAATCTGTTGCCAGCCATTTTTGGAATATATCTTCCAGGTTATCTGTTTGAATATTACCTAATGGTGGTGTATCCCCAAAGTCTGTAACGATAACATCTCCTGAGAAGATATTAACATTCAGACGGGAACGGCCGTCAGGATCGTTGCGGACAGTAACATTTTTACTTGCATACAGGCGTTTCAGCAGCTCTTGATCTTCTTTTGTACTGCTGCATGGATAAAATGGCAGTGTTCCAAACAGCATCCAGACATTTTCATCTCTTATGTCTAGCAAGTGATGGATGCTTTGACGCATTTCCTCCAGTGTTAATGTTTCCATCGTTGAAGCGAAATCAGATGGATACATTGGATGTATTTCATGGCGTTGGCATTTCATCTCATCAACAATTTGACGGTGAATATGCTCTAAGTAAGGAAGTGTCTGTTTATTCAGCATCGTTTCTGCAGAAACGACCACACCTGCTTCCACTAATGCCCTGCTGTTAGTAATGATATTTTTGAAAAGTTTGCCTCTTTGTTCGTAAGACGGCTTTCTTGCCATCATCGCAAAGCCTCGTTCAGCAAACTCCTCTTCCGTACCCCAGTTATGAGATATATGCAAAACATCTAAATATGGAATGATTGGTTCATATCTGTCAAGACCTAGTGTCAGATTGGAGTTAATCTGTGTCTTTACACCTCTGCTATGGGCATATTTGAACAGCGGAACAACATAGTTTTCGACAGATCTGCGGCTCATCATCGGCTCACCGCCTGTGATGCTCATAGAGCGGAGATGAGGAATCTCATCAAGTCTCTTTAAAAGCAGATCAATCGGCAATGCATTCGGGTCTTTCGGCTGAAGGGTGTAGCCGACAGCACAATGCTCACAGCGCATATTACATAATGTTGTTGTCGTAAATTCTATATTGGAGAGTGTCAGCCCTCCATGCTGAGTTATATCCATATAAGCTTCCCAAGGATCATTCTTAGGGTTTACAATCGGATTTTTTTGAGAAATCATGATATTGCTCCTTTAAAAAAATTGCGAAATAAAGCGCCCGCTTGTTTAAGTATTCATTAGACGGGAAAAGACAAGTAATGATAATAAAAAGGGAGATGATCTTATGTCTAATGAAAACAAGGGAAACAGTAAACTATTGGCTGGAATCGTCATTGGAAGTGTCATTGGGACAACATTATCCCTCATGGACCGTACAACAAGGACAAATGCTAAGGTGAAAGTGAAGCAGTGGAAGGAATCAACCAACCAGCTTGTGCATGAGCTGAGAGAAAACCCTAGTCAGGTAAAGCAAGATACTAGTGAAAAACTGCATTATTTAAGTGATACAATGCGAGAGGTTATGAATGACAGCCAAACAATGTTTCAGCATATTCAAAACACAATCAATGCAAGGACACAAGATTTAAAAGAAATAGCAGGCGATTTCAAGCAGCTTTACTTTCAATCGAAACGCCAATATCAGTCTATCCAACATAAATTGCAACAGACAAAAGAACAGATTGGCATGAACGGAAACTCATCCAGTGACAATCAGCTGTTGCCAGTAGTCGCACAGGACCACTCCCTGATGGAAAGGGAAAAGGCTACCCTATAATTATGTGAGCAGACGCACGTATAGTATAGTTTAACATAAAAAAAGTCACCTATAATGCCTATAGGTGACTTTTTTTAGAAAGGAAAGAGAAGCACAGGTGTAAAATCAGCGGAATTGAGCAAACATATAGAATAGAGGAAAAAGATTGCCGGAAGCTAATATTTTCGGTACGATGGATATGAGAGTGAAAGGAGAGATTTTTGTTGGGCAGTTCGATTACAGACAAAAATGAACAAGTTGATTTTTTAAAAACGAGATTAAATATGTTTCTTGATGTATTGGATGCGATTGATCCAGAAGAAGCGGAGCTTGAGGATATTGACCGCTTGATTGAAATGATTGACGATATTGAATCGAAATGCAATGAATTTAAACATAGAGACATTTAATTAGCGAAGAGCTCCAGTTGGGGCTTTTTTTGTTAGTATTTATGTAAACGATTTCAGTACACTGTTCACAAACTCCGATGTAAGAGTATAATTTAAGAGAAAGATCGTTAAAAGGGTTGAGGGGGAGAAAATTAGTGAATATCAAGAATTTAAAAACAAGCATTTATCAGTTGATTGAAGAAACATCCACAAATCTTCCAAAAGATGTCCGCCGCGCTATTAAAAAGGCAGCGCTAAGGGAAAACGCAGGAACAAGATCGGCAATGAGCCTTGATACAATTCAAGCCAATATAGGCATGGCAGATATGGAAGTATCGCCCATTTGCCAGGATACCGGTCTGCCTACCTTTAAAATTAAGACACCAGTCGGTACAAATCAGCTTGAAATAAAAGCTGTAATCTATGAGTGCATGGAATTGGCGACACAAAGGGGGAAGCTTCGCCCGAATTCTGTTGATTCACTGACAGGAGATAACAGCGGCAACAACCTAGGAGCAGGAACGCCTGTTATTAAGTTTGAACAATGGGAAAAAGACTACATAGACATTGGCCTTATTCTTAAAGGTGGAGGCTGTGAAAACAAGAATATCCAGTACAGCCTGCCTTGTGAGCTTGATGGTCTTGGCCGAGCTGGCAGAGACTTGGACGGTATCCGTAAATGCATCCTCCATTCTGTTTACCAGGCCCAAGGGCAAGGCTGCAGTGCAGGCTTTATCGGTGTCGGCATCGGCGGCGACCGCTCAAGCGGCTATGATCTGGCTAAGGAGCAGCTTTTCCGTTCCGTAGATGATATCAATGAAAACGCAGAGCTTGCAGCCTTAGAAGAGTATATTTTGGAAAATGCTAATAAGCTTGGAATCGGTACGATGGGGTTTGGCGGTGAAACAACCTTGCTTGGCTGCAAGATTGGTGTGATGAACCGTATTCCAGCAAGTTTCTTTGTCTCTGTCGCTTATAACTGCTGGGCATTCCGCCGCTTAGGAATTAAGATTGACGCCATATCAGGCAGTATACTTGCGTGGAAATATGATGATGGAGAGAAAATAAACTTTGCAGGCAAACAAGAAGCTGATTCACAAGAAGAGGATAAAGTTATTAAGCTGACAGCACCAATAACAGAAGCAAAAATCCGTTCCTTAAAGGTCGGCGATGTAGTTGAAATCAGCGGAATGATGTATACAGGCAGAGATGCAATCCATAAATATTTGAGCACAAACGATTCACCAATTGATTTAAATGGACAAATTATCTATCATTGCGGTCCGGTTATGCTTAAAAGTGAAGATGATGTATGGCATGTAAAGGCAGCAGGACCAACAACGAGTATTCGTGAAGAGCCGTATCAAGGCGATATTATGAAAAAATTCGGCATCCGCGCTGTTATGGGTAAAGGCGGAATGGGTCCCAAAACCTTAAAAGCATTAGGCGAGCATGGCGGTGTTTATTTAAATGCAATCGGCGGAGCTGCTCAATATTACGCTGACTGCATTAAGTCTGTTCAAGGTGTTGATCTGATGCAATTCGGCATACCGGAAGCAATGTGGCATCTTCAAGTCGAAAATTTCCGTGCCGTTGTAACAATGGATTCACACGGCAATTCCTTGCACGAGGATATAGAGAAGTCATCATTGGAAAAACTTTCTCAGTTCAAGGAAGCTGTCTATAGTTGATTGTTTAATTTACCAATCATACTCCCTCTGTCACAACAAATAATAAGCTTAGATAGCTTATAAAGGAGGGAGAAAGGTGAAGCAGTTTAAACTAATATGTGCTTTTTTTGCATTATTTATGCTAGTACAGCATCCTGTGCTGGCGAACGTTTCCAACCAGCCTCAGCATTGGGGCTTCAAAAAATCAAGCAATGAGCAGCCGGCAGAAGCAGGGCAGCCGCTTGATCAACTTCTCCAGAAATATGGAGCATTTTATAAGGACAGCCCCGATGAGAAGGTATTGTACTTAACTTTTGATAATGGCTATGAAAATGGCTATACAGGGAAAATCCTTGATGTGCTGAAAAAAGAAAAGGTACCAGCAACCTTCTTCGTAACAGGACATTACTTACAAAGCGCCACAGATTTGGTGAAACGAATGGCTGATGAAGGGCATATTATCGGGAATCACTCGTACCATCATCCTGATTTCACACAAGTATCTGATTCTAGACTAAAAGAGGAACTGGATAAGGTGGCGAAAGAAACAGAAGAGATTACAGGCAAAAAAGGGATGCAATACTTACGGCCTCCCCGCGGTGTATTTAGTGAACGTACTTTGAAGCTTGCTAAAGATCTCGGCTATACACAAGTGTTCTGGTCTTTAGCGTTTGTTGACTGGAAAACCGATCAGCAAAGGGGCTGGCAATACAGCTACGACAATATGATGAAGCAGGCGCATCCTGGCTGCATAATGCTTTTGCATACTGTATCAAAAGATAATGCAGATGCGTTAGAAGCTGCGATTAAAGACTTAAAGAAAAGAGGCTATACTTTTAAAAGCCTTGATGACTTTATGGAAAAGCAGCAAAAAGCTAAAGAGAAAAGTCCGAATTAAATCGGGCTTTTTTCTTTTTTTGTAAAGATTAGTTAATGCATAGAACTTCCACATATATCCATGCTATAATGAGTGGAAAACAGAACAGGTGATTCTATTGCATATTCTTCCAGTTGCAGGACCATATAATTTTGATCTTGTGTTAAGCCGATTAGCGTTAGATCCGTTGCAGCAAATAGATTTTCAGGAGAGGTCTGTTAAAGTTCCGCTTGTTATTGGTCAAAAGCAAATGGTTA
This DNA window, taken from Niallia sp. Man26, encodes the following:
- a CDS encoding SE1561 family protein translates to MGSSITDKNEQVDFLKTRLNMFLDVLDAIDPEEAELEDIDRLIEMIDDIESKCNEFKHRDI
- the yfkAB gene encoding radical SAM/CxCxxxxC motif protein YfkAB; amino-acid sequence: MISQKNPIVNPKNDPWEAYMDITQHGGLTLSNIEFTTTTLCNMRCEHCAVGYTLQPKDPNALPIDLLLKRLDEIPHLRSMSITGGEPMMSRRSVENYVVPLFKYAHSRGVKTQINSNLTLGLDRYEPIIPYLDVLHISHNWGTEEEFAERGFAMMARKPSYEQRGKLFKNIITNSRALVEAGVVVSAETMLNKQTLPYLEHIHRQIVDEMKCQRHEIHPMYPSDFASTMETLTLEEMRQSIHHLLDIRDENVWMLFGTLPFYPCSSTKEDQELLKRLYASKNVTVRNDPDGRSRLNVNIFSGDVIVTDFGDTPPLGNIQTDNLEDIFQKWLATDLASSLNCHCPSVQCLGPNVLVKNSYYRDIDFSKKAALIQR
- a CDS encoding YfkD famly protein encodes the protein MKRIGIILLAFLMMLPNIAPAFAEKPKDKQDMPKSKLVAIPNSAMNITKENTYPNPSQDLPKLQPSELTQTLIDSSRVKIENPDLIRMLNETTVNSTPFAIGYKAIVYLGQWPLNYESTETAPNWEYQKINTNFYDNRGGKAPYQIHYVQESQKIIRGGLTAKIPNAEEVKKMMMLKAMQNSGLPLAFETVIGTGTKKDQIYNIPAKRLGYLYGYAPAVNEKGKVTYGEVYLMLKGGKKSIVVKNVTSQGIGAWIPVQDHVSFGFVASEKPK
- a CDS encoding YtxH domain-containing protein is translated as MSNENKGNSKLLAGIVIGSVIGTTLSLMDRTTRTNAKVKVKQWKESTNQLVHELRENPSQVKQDTSEKLHYLSDTMREVMNDSQTMFQHIQNTINARTQDLKEIAGDFKQLYFQSKRQYQSIQHKLQQTKEQIGMNGNSSSDNQLLPVVAQDHSLMEREKATL
- the pdaA gene encoding delta-lactam-biosynthetic de-N-acetylase translates to MLVQHPVLANVSNQPQHWGFKKSSNEQPAEAGQPLDQLLQKYGAFYKDSPDEKVLYLTFDNGYENGYTGKILDVLKKEKVPATFFVTGHYLQSATDLVKRMADEGHIIGNHSYHHPDFTQVSDSRLKEELDKVAKETEEITGKKGMQYLRPPRGVFSERTLKLAKDLGYTQVFWSLAFVDWKTDQQRGWQYSYDNMMKQAHPGCIMLLHTVSKDNADALEAAIKDLKKRGYTFKSLDDFMEKQQKAKEKSPN
- the cax gene encoding calcium/proton exchanger gives rise to the protein MVNKIFTVAVLIGVPISIIGSLLHWPSIVMFIVYCLTIIALSSFMGRATESLAIVAGPRIGGLLNATFGNAVELIIAIFALREGLTEVVLASLTGSVLGNLLLVAGLSFFIGGLKYKVQTYNVFDARHNSGLLMFAVIVAFVIPEVFSVSMDDSETLTLSVGISIILILLYLAALFFKLVTHRGVYQSENKEGTESSHHEEPEWTVKRSVLILALATLAVAYISENLVHTFEIVAESFGWSELFIGIIIVAIVGNAAEHASAVLMAYKNKMDISVEIAIGSTLQVAMFVAPVLVLLSLLFPTNLSLVFSLPELVSMASAVLLMIIISNDGETNWFEGATLLAAYLIMGVGFYLL
- a CDS encoding membrane protein, with product MAMVYRSLFYGIGLLILSFGATLTIKANLGAGPWDALNVGLSALLGLTIGSWIVIIGILLIFVNALLLMRKPELLSLFTVFILGFFVDFWMAHLTNVFNYFLFLNQLLLLIAGLAIIGLGIATYLQASFPLNPIDEFMVSLQERFGLNIMASKLIGEVLALVFAFLVNGPIGVGTVIIALGIGPAIQVFHPLCCGIMDKLALK
- a CDS encoding fumarate hydratase, translating into MNIKNLKTSIYQLIEETSTNLPKDVRRAIKKAALRENAGTRSAMSLDTIQANIGMADMEVSPICQDTGLPTFKIKTPVGTNQLEIKAVIYECMELATQRGKLRPNSVDSLTGDNSGNNLGAGTPVIKFEQWEKDYIDIGLILKGGGCENKNIQYSLPCELDGLGRAGRDLDGIRKCILHSVYQAQGQGCSAGFIGVGIGGDRSSGYDLAKEQLFRSVDDINENAELAALEEYILENANKLGIGTMGFGGETTLLGCKIGVMNRIPASFFVSVAYNCWAFRRLGIKIDAISGSILAWKYDDGEKINFAGKQEADSQEEDKVIKLTAPITEAKIRSLKVGDVVEISGMMYTGRDAIHKYLSTNDSPIDLNGQIIYHCGPVMLKSEDDVWHVKAAGPTTSIREEPYQGDIMKKFGIRAVMGKGGMGPKTLKALGEHGGVYLNAIGGAAQYYADCIKSVQGVDLMQFGIPEAMWHLQVENFRAVVTMDSHGNSLHEDIEKSSLEKLSQFKEAVYS